The Palleronia sp. THAF1 genome window below encodes:
- a CDS encoding OmpA family protein, whose product MPAKPTLPAIATFVAAGALCVGGAILTVSQIEARSASAVSEALNTAGYDWATVSADGLQLDLSGTAPDEATRFRALSVAGRIVEGTRVIDRMEVEKRDTIEAPRFSVELLRSEDGISLIGLVPADMDRLGFMERIARRAQNAPITDLLQTASYPVPEGWEEALEFGLRALERSEKAKISIAADRIDVITMADSEAQRDTMRSALRAIAPEETTVTLDITAPRPVITPFVLRATKGEDRTRLDACSASTEQGRDAILGAAEDIGLTNARCPLGLGAPTPEWPRVASAAIRALGLVEGGTLTISDLEMRLEADAETQDFGRIAADLRSELPEEFTLTALQADAEAVEPDAGPAEFTATRSPEGLVQIRGRVETPLSRTVVSSFGRALFAGNELSASLDVAEDVPPGWGARVLAGMEALAKMNFGAVTVTEDQMAISGTSGSQETTAQITRLLTTQLGDAARFEVDVAYDKRLDAELALPTPEECVAQINSILSDRQITFDPGSATIATESRDSVAAIAAILGRCDGVGMEVAGYTDSQGREEMNQQLSQQRAEAVLAALLARRVPVGDLTAVGYGEANPIADNDTAEGREANRRIEFSLAEGQDPETASAEAETTE is encoded by the coding sequence ATGCCAGCGAAACCGACACTTCCCGCCATTGCCACCTTCGTCGCCGCAGGCGCGCTGTGTGTCGGTGGTGCGATCCTGACCGTCAGCCAGATTGAGGCGCGCTCGGCCAGCGCCGTGTCAGAAGCGCTGAACACTGCGGGTTACGACTGGGCCACCGTCTCTGCCGATGGGCTGCAGCTTGACCTGAGCGGAACCGCGCCCGACGAGGCGACGCGCTTTCGCGCGCTGTCGGTCGCGGGGCGCATCGTCGAAGGTACACGCGTCATCGACCGAATGGAGGTTGAGAAGCGCGACACGATCGAGGCTCCGCGCTTCTCGGTCGAACTGCTGCGTTCGGAAGACGGCATCAGCCTGATCGGCCTTGTGCCCGCTGACATGGATCGCCTTGGCTTCATGGAGCGGATCGCCCGCCGCGCGCAAAACGCCCCGATCACCGACCTTTTGCAAACAGCCAGCTACCCTGTGCCGGAAGGCTGGGAAGAGGCTTTGGAGTTTGGGCTGCGCGCGCTGGAACGGTCCGAGAAGGCAAAGATCTCGATCGCAGCGGACCGGATAGATGTTATTACGATGGCCGACAGCGAAGCCCAGCGGGACACGATGCGTTCGGCCCTGCGCGCCATCGCGCCGGAAGAAACCACCGTCACGCTGGATATCACCGCGCCCCGTCCGGTCATCACGCCGTTCGTTCTGCGCGCGACGAAGGGGGAAGACCGCACGCGGCTGGACGCCTGCTCTGCCAGCACAGAGCAAGGCCGCGACGCGATCCTTGGCGCCGCCGAAGATATCGGCCTGACCAACGCTCGCTGCCCCCTTGGTCTTGGTGCGCCCACACCCGAATGGCCGCGTGTTGCCAGCGCCGCGATCCGCGCGCTGGGTCTGGTCGAAGGCGGGACGCTGACGATCAGCGATCTGGAGATGCGACTCGAAGCAGACGCGGAAACGCAGGATTTCGGACGCATCGCCGCCGATCTGCGCTCGGAGCTTCCAGAAGAATTCACCCTTACAGCCTTGCAGGCCGACGCCGAAGCCGTCGAGCCCGATGCGGGCCCTGCCGAGTTCACCGCAACCCGCAGCCCCGAAGGCCTCGTGCAGATTCGCGGACGGGTCGAGACGCCCCTGTCGCGCACCGTGGTCAGCAGCTTCGGGCGTGCGCTGTTCGCCGGCAACGAGCTCTCGGCATCGCTTGATGTGGCAGAAGATGTGCCCCCTGGATGGGGGGCGCGCGTTCTCGCGGGGATGGAAGCCCTCGCGAAGATGAACTTCGGCGCGGTGACGGTGACAGAGGACCAGATGGCGATTTCTGGCACCTCTGGCAGTCAGGAAACCACGGCCCAGATCACGCGCCTGCTGACGACCCAATTGGGCGATGCCGCGCGATTCGAGGTCGATGTCGCCTACGACAAGCGACTGGACGCCGAACTTGCCCTGCCGACTCCGGAAGAGTGTGTGGCGCAGATCAACTCTATTCTTTCTGACAGACAGATCACCTTCGACCCCGGATCGGCCACCATCGCCACCGAGTCGCGCGATAGCGTGGCGGCCATCGCTGCCATCCTTGGACGATGCGACGGTGTTGGGATGGAAGTCGCTGGATACACCGACAGCCAAGGGCGCGAAGAAATGAACCAACAGCTTTCGCAACAGCGCGCGGAAGCGGTGCTGGCCGCTTTGCTCGCGCGCCGCGTGCCGGTCGGCGATCTGACTGCGGTCGGATACGGTGAGGCGAACCCGATTGCCGATAATGACACGGCTGAGGGACGCGAAGCGAACAGGCGTATTGAATTCAGCCTCGCGGAAGGCCAAGACCCAGAGACCGCAAGCGCCGAGGCTGAGACTACCGAATGA